The Pan troglodytes isolate AG18354 chromosome 8, NHGRI_mPanTro3-v2.0_pri, whole genome shotgun sequence genome window below encodes:
- the NUDT13 gene encoding NAD(P)H pyrophosphatase NUDT13, mitochondrial isoform X4 encodes MSLYCGIACRRKFFWCYRLLSTYVTKTRYLFELKEDDDACKKAQQTGAFYLFHSLAPLLQTSAHQYLAPRHSLLELERLLGKFGQDAQRIEDSVLIGCSEQQEAWFALDLGLDSSFSISASLHKPEMETELKGSFIELRKALFQLNARDASLLSTAQALLRWHDAHQFCSRSGQPTKKNVAGSKRVCPSNNIIYYPQVKVWKRPSVEKLQKRWDWRWKACSTMHPSIGPSLVAHS; translated from the exons ATGTCCCTGTATTGTGGAATAGCTTGCAGGAGAAAATTTTTTTGGTGCTATAGGCTGCTATCAACCTATGTTACTAAGACACG GTATTTATTTGAACTGAAGGAAGATGATGACGCATGTAAAAAAGCCCAGCAAACAGGAGCGTTTTACCTCTTTCATAGTCTGGCTCCTCTGCTTCAGACTTCAGCACATCAATACCTGGCCCCCCGGCATAGCCTGTTAG AGTTGGAAAGGCTCCTGGGTAAATTTGGACAGGATGCACAAAGAATAGAAGATTCTGTGCTGATTGGATGCTCTGAGCAGCAGGAAGCATGGTTTGCTCTGGATCTAGGTCTGGATAGCTCCTTTTCCATAAGTG cCTCCTTACACAAACCTGAAATGGAGACAGAGCTCAAGGGGTCTTTCATTGAGCTGAGAAAGGCACTCTTTCAACTCAATGCAAGGGATGCCTCCTTGCTGTCCACG GCTCAAGCTCTTCTCCGCTGGCATGATGCTCATCAGTTCTGCAGCAGAAGTGGGCAGCCCACCAAGAAGAACGTGGCTGGCAGCAAGCGTGTGTGCCCTTCCAATAATATCATCTATTATCCACAG GTGAAAGTGTGGAAGAGACCATCCGTCGAGAAGTTGCAGAAGAGGTGGGATTGGAGGTGGAAAGCCTGCAGTACTATGCATCCCAGCATTGGCCCTTCCCTAGTGGCTCACTCATGA
- the NUDT13 gene encoding NAD(P)H pyrophosphatase NUDT13, mitochondrial isoform X7 has translation MAPVVITLVSDGTRCLLARQSSFPKGMYSALAGFCDIGESVEETIRREVAEEVGLEVESLQYYASQHWPFPSGSLMIACHATVKPGQTEIQVNLRELETAAWFSHDDVATALKRKGPYTQQQNGTFPFWLPPKLAISHQLIKEWVEKQICSSLPA, from the exons ATGGCTCCTGTGGTGATCACGCTGGTGTCAGATGGGACCCGATGCCTGCTTGCCCGCCAAAGCTCCTTTCCCAAGGGAATGTATTCTGCCTTGGCAGGTTTTTGTGATATAG GTGAAAGTGTGGAAGAGACCATCCGTCGAGAAGTTGCAGAAGAGGTGGGATTGGAGGTGGAAAGCCTGCAGTACTATGCATCCCAGCATTGGCCCTTCCCTAGTGGCTCACTCATGATTGCTTGCCATGCAACTGTGAAACCAGGGCAGACAGAA ATCCAGGTGAACTTGAGAGAATTAGAGACAGCTGCCTGGTTCAGTCATGATGACGTAGCCACAGCCCTGAAGAGAAAGGGCCCCTATACTCAGCAACAGAATGGGACTTTCCCATTCTGGCTGCCCCCTAAGTTAGCCATCTCCCACCAACTGATTAAGGAGTGGGTGGAAAAACAGATCTGTTCTTCCCTGCCTGCTTAG
- the NUDT13 gene encoding NAD(P)H pyrophosphatase NUDT13, mitochondrial isoform X6, translating into MAQALLRWHDAHQFCSRSGQPTKKNVAGSKRVCPSNNIIYYPQMAPVVITLVSDGTRCLLARQSSFPKGMYSALAGFCDIGESVEETIRREVAEEVGLEVESLQYYASQHWPFPSGSLMIACHATVKPGQTEIQVNLRELETAAWFSHDDVATALKRKGPYTQQQNGTFPFWLPPKLAISHQLIKEWVEKQICSSLPA; encoded by the exons ATg GCTCAAGCTCTTCTCCGCTGGCATGATGCTCATCAGTTCTGCAGCAGAAGTGGGCAGCCCACCAAGAAGAACGTGGCTGGCAGCAAGCGTGTGTGCCCTTCCAATAATATCATCTATTATCCACAG ATGGCTCCTGTGGTGATCACGCTGGTGTCAGATGGGACCCGATGCCTGCTTGCCCGCCAAAGCTCCTTTCCCAAGGGAATGTATTCTGCCTTGGCAGGTTTTTGTGATATAG GTGAAAGTGTGGAAGAGACCATCCGTCGAGAAGTTGCAGAAGAGGTGGGATTGGAGGTGGAAAGCCTGCAGTACTATGCATCCCAGCATTGGCCCTTCCCTAGTGGCTCACTCATGATTGCTTGCCATGCAACTGTGAAACCAGGGCAGACAGAA ATCCAGGTGAACTTGAGAGAATTAGAGACAGCTGCCTGGTTCAGTCATGATGACGTAGCCACAGCCCTGAAGAGAAAGGGCCCCTATACTCAGCAACAGAATGGGACTTTCCCATTCTGGCTGCCCCCTAAGTTAGCCATCTCCCACCAACTGATTAAGGAGTGGGTGGAAAAACAGATCTGTTCTTCCCTGCCTGCTTAG
- the NUDT13 gene encoding NAD(P)H pyrophosphatase NUDT13, mitochondrial isoform X5, protein METELKGSFIELRKALFQLNARDASLLSTAQALLRWHDAHQFCSRSGQPTKKNVAGSKRVCPSNNIIYYPQMAPVVITLVSDGTRCLLARQSSFPKGMYSALAGFCDIGESVEETIRREVAEEVGLEVESLQYYASQHWPFPSGSLMIACHATVKPGQTEIQVNLRELETAAWFSHDDVATALKRKGPYTQQQNGTFPFWLPPKLAISHQLIKEWVEKQICSSLPA, encoded by the exons ATGGAGACAGAGCTCAAGGGGTCTTTCATTGAGCTGAGAAAGGCACTCTTTCAACTCAATGCAAGGGATGCCTCCTTGCTGTCCACG GCTCAAGCTCTTCTCCGCTGGCATGATGCTCATCAGTTCTGCAGCAGAAGTGGGCAGCCCACCAAGAAGAACGTGGCTGGCAGCAAGCGTGTGTGCCCTTCCAATAATATCATCTATTATCCACAG ATGGCTCCTGTGGTGATCACGCTGGTGTCAGATGGGACCCGATGCCTGCTTGCCCGCCAAAGCTCCTTTCCCAAGGGAATGTATTCTGCCTTGGCAGGTTTTTGTGATATAG GTGAAAGTGTGGAAGAGACCATCCGTCGAGAAGTTGCAGAAGAGGTGGGATTGGAGGTGGAAAGCCTGCAGTACTATGCATCCCAGCATTGGCCCTTCCCTAGTGGCTCACTCATGATTGCTTGCCATGCAACTGTGAAACCAGGGCAGACAGAA ATCCAGGTGAACTTGAGAGAATTAGAGACAGCTGCCTGGTTCAGTCATGATGACGTAGCCACAGCCCTGAAGAGAAAGGGCCCCTATACTCAGCAACAGAATGGGACTTTCCCATTCTGGCTGCCCCCTAAGTTAGCCATCTCCCACCAACTGATTAAGGAGTGGGTGGAAAAACAGATCTGTTCTTCCCTGCCTGCTTAG
- the NUDT13 gene encoding NAD(P)H pyrophosphatase NUDT13, mitochondrial isoform X2 has protein sequence MSLYCGIACRRKFFWCYRLLSTYVTKTRYLFELKEDDDACKKAQQTGAFYLFHSLAPLLQTSAHQYLAPRHSLLELERLLGKFGQDAQRIEDSVLIGCSEQQEAWFALDLGLDSSFSISASLHKPEMETELKGSFIELRKALFQLNARDASLLSTAQALLRWHDAHQFCSRSGQPTKKNVAGSKRVCPSNNIIYYPQIQVNLRELETAAWFSHDDVATALKRKGPYTQQQNGTFPFWLPPKLAISHQLIKEWVEKQICSSLPA, from the exons ATGTCCCTGTATTGTGGAATAGCTTGCAGGAGAAAATTTTTTTGGTGCTATAGGCTGCTATCAACCTATGTTACTAAGACACG GTATTTATTTGAACTGAAGGAAGATGATGACGCATGTAAAAAAGCCCAGCAAACAGGAGCGTTTTACCTCTTTCATAGTCTGGCTCCTCTGCTTCAGACTTCAGCACATCAATACCTGGCCCCCCGGCATAGCCTGTTAG AGTTGGAAAGGCTCCTGGGTAAATTTGGACAGGATGCACAAAGAATAGAAGATTCTGTGCTGATTGGATGCTCTGAGCAGCAGGAAGCATGGTTTGCTCTGGATCTAGGTCTGGATAGCTCCTTTTCCATAAGTG cCTCCTTACACAAACCTGAAATGGAGACAGAGCTCAAGGGGTCTTTCATTGAGCTGAGAAAGGCACTCTTTCAACTCAATGCAAGGGATGCCTCCTTGCTGTCCACG GCTCAAGCTCTTCTCCGCTGGCATGATGCTCATCAGTTCTGCAGCAGAAGTGGGCAGCCCACCAAGAAGAACGTGGCTGGCAGCAAGCGTGTGTGCCCTTCCAATAATATCATCTATTATCCACAG ATCCAGGTGAACTTGAGAGAATTAGAGACAGCTGCCTGGTTCAGTCATGATGACGTAGCCACAGCCCTGAAGAGAAAGGGCCCCTATACTCAGCAACAGAATGGGACTTTCCCATTCTGGCTGCCCCCTAAGTTAGCCATCTCCCACCAACTGATTAAGGAGTGGGTGGAAAAACAGATCTGTTCTTCCCTGCCTGCTTAG
- the NUDT13 gene encoding NAD(P)H pyrophosphatase NUDT13, mitochondrial isoform X3, with amino-acid sequence MSLYCGIACRRKFFWCYRLLSTYVTKTRYLFELKEDDDACKKAQQTGAFYLFHSLAPLLQTSAHQYLAPRHSLLELERLLGKFGQDAQRIEDSVLIGCSEQQEAWFALDLGLDSSFSISASLHKPEMETELKGSFIELRKALFQLNARDASLLSTAQALLRWHDAHQFCSRSGQPTKKNVAGSKRVCPSNNIIYYPQMAPVVITLVSDGTRCLLARQSSFPKGMYSALAGFCDIDPGELERIRDSCLVQS; translated from the exons ATGTCCCTGTATTGTGGAATAGCTTGCAGGAGAAAATTTTTTTGGTGCTATAGGCTGCTATCAACCTATGTTACTAAGACACG GTATTTATTTGAACTGAAGGAAGATGATGACGCATGTAAAAAAGCCCAGCAAACAGGAGCGTTTTACCTCTTTCATAGTCTGGCTCCTCTGCTTCAGACTTCAGCACATCAATACCTGGCCCCCCGGCATAGCCTGTTAG AGTTGGAAAGGCTCCTGGGTAAATTTGGACAGGATGCACAAAGAATAGAAGATTCTGTGCTGATTGGATGCTCTGAGCAGCAGGAAGCATGGTTTGCTCTGGATCTAGGTCTGGATAGCTCCTTTTCCATAAGTG cCTCCTTACACAAACCTGAAATGGAGACAGAGCTCAAGGGGTCTTTCATTGAGCTGAGAAAGGCACTCTTTCAACTCAATGCAAGGGATGCCTCCTTGCTGTCCACG GCTCAAGCTCTTCTCCGCTGGCATGATGCTCATCAGTTCTGCAGCAGAAGTGGGCAGCCCACCAAGAAGAACGTGGCTGGCAGCAAGCGTGTGTGCCCTTCCAATAATATCATCTATTATCCACAG ATGGCTCCTGTGGTGATCACGCTGGTGTCAGATGGGACCCGATGCCTGCTTGCCCGCCAAAGCTCCTTTCCCAAGGGAATGTATTCTGCCTTGGCAGGTTTTTGTGATATAG ATCCAGGTGAACTTGAGAGAATTAGAGACAGCTGCCTGGTTCAGTCATGA
- the NUDT13 gene encoding NAD(P)H pyrophosphatase NUDT13, mitochondrial isoform X1, with protein MSLYCGIACRRKFFWCYRLLSTYVTKTRYLFELKEDDDACKKAQQTGAFYLFHSLAPLLQTSAHQYLAPRHSLLELERLLGKFGQDAQRIEDSVLIGCSEQQEAWFALDLGLDSSFSISASLHKPEMETELKGSFIELRKALFQLNARDASLLSTAQALLRWHDAHQFCSRSGQPTKKNVAGSKRVCPSNNIIYYPQMAPVVITLVSDGTRCLLARQSSFPKGMYSALAGFCDIGESVEETIRREVAEEVGLEVESLQYYASQHWPFPSGSLMIACHATVKPGQTEIQVNLRELETAAWFSHDDVATALKRKGPYTQQQNGTFPFWLPPKLAISHQLIKEWVEKQICSSLPA; from the exons ATGTCCCTGTATTGTGGAATAGCTTGCAGGAGAAAATTTTTTTGGTGCTATAGGCTGCTATCAACCTATGTTACTAAGACACG GTATTTATTTGAACTGAAGGAAGATGATGACGCATGTAAAAAAGCCCAGCAAACAGGAGCGTTTTACCTCTTTCATAGTCTGGCTCCTCTGCTTCAGACTTCAGCACATCAATACCTGGCCCCCCGGCATAGCCTGTTAG AGTTGGAAAGGCTCCTGGGTAAATTTGGACAGGATGCACAAAGAATAGAAGATTCTGTGCTGATTGGATGCTCTGAGCAGCAGGAAGCATGGTTTGCTCTGGATCTAGGTCTGGATAGCTCCTTTTCCATAAGTG cCTCCTTACACAAACCTGAAATGGAGACAGAGCTCAAGGGGTCTTTCATTGAGCTGAGAAAGGCACTCTTTCAACTCAATGCAAGGGATGCCTCCTTGCTGTCCACG GCTCAAGCTCTTCTCCGCTGGCATGATGCTCATCAGTTCTGCAGCAGAAGTGGGCAGCCCACCAAGAAGAACGTGGCTGGCAGCAAGCGTGTGTGCCCTTCCAATAATATCATCTATTATCCACAG ATGGCTCCTGTGGTGATCACGCTGGTGTCAGATGGGACCCGATGCCTGCTTGCCCGCCAAAGCTCCTTTCCCAAGGGAATGTATTCTGCCTTGGCAGGTTTTTGTGATATAG GTGAAAGTGTGGAAGAGACCATCCGTCGAGAAGTTGCAGAAGAGGTGGGATTGGAGGTGGAAAGCCTGCAGTACTATGCATCCCAGCATTGGCCCTTCCCTAGTGGCTCACTCATGATTGCTTGCCATGCAACTGTGAAACCAGGGCAGACAGAA ATCCAGGTGAACTTGAGAGAATTAGAGACAGCTGCCTGGTTCAGTCATGATGACGTAGCCACAGCCCTGAAGAGAAAGGGCCCCTATACTCAGCAACAGAATGGGACTTTCCCATTCTGGCTGCCCCCTAAGTTAGCCATCTCCCACCAACTGATTAAGGAGTGGGTGGAAAAACAGATCTGTTCTTCCCTGCCTGCTTAG